TGCGCTCGCTGGTGAGCAAGTACTCCGACCACATCGCCTTCCCGATCCGCATGCCGAAGGAAGCGAAGGACGGCGAGGCGCCGGAGTGGGAAACCGTCAACGGCGCCTCGGCGCTGTGGACCCGGCCCAAGAACGAGATCAGCGACGACGACTACCGCGGCTTCTACAAGTCGCTGGGCCATGACTTCGACGATCCGGCGGCCTGGACCCACAACCGGGTCGAAGGCAGCCAGAGCTTCACCACCCTGCTCTACCTGCCCTCGCAGCCGCCGTTCGACGTGCTGATGGGCGGGCGTGACGAGCGCAAGGGGCTGAAGCTGTACATCAAGCGCGTGTTCGTGATGGACGCGGCCGAGGAGCTGCTGCCCAACTACCTGCGCTTCGTGCGCGGCGTGGTCGATGCCGACGACCTGCCGCTCAACGTCAGCCGCGAGATCCTGCAGCAGAACCGGCAGCTGGAGCGGATCAAGGGCGCCTGCGTGAAGCGCGTGCTCGACCTCATCGAGAAGCTCTCGCGCGACGAGCCGGAGAAGTTCGCCGCTTTCCTCAAGGCCTTCGGCAACACGCTCAAGGAAGGCATCGTCGAGGATCCGTCCAACCGCGAGCGGATCGCGAAGCTGCTGCGCTTCGCCTCCACCCGTGGCGGGGACGCGGCGCAGACGGTGTCGCTGGACGACTACATCGGGCGCATGGCCGCCGGCCAGGACGCGATCTGGTACGTCACCGCCGACAGCCATGCCGCCGCGGCCGGCAGCCCGCAGCTGGAGGCGTTCCGCAGCAAGGGCATCGAGGTGTTGCTGATGTCCGACCGGATCGACGAGTGGATGGTCGGCCACCTGCACGAGTACGCCGGCAAGCCGCTGCGCCACGTGGCCAAGGGCGAGTTGCCGCTGGACGAGGCCGAGAAGAAGCAGCAGGAGGAGGCCGCCGCCGCCGCCGCGCCGCTGCTGGAGCGGCTGAAGAAGCTGCTGGACGGCAAGGTCGGGGACGTGCGCGTTTCGGCGCGACTGACCGATTCGCCGGCCTGCCTGGCACTGGCCGAACATGAGATGGCGCCGCACCTGGCGCGCCTGCTGCGCGAGGCTGGCCAGGCGGTGCCGGAAAGCCTGCCGACCCTGGAGATCAATCCGGCCCACGCCCTGCTGCAGCGGATCAGCGCGACGGAGGACGGGACCCAGGCCAGCGACCTGGCCACCCTGCTGCTGGAACAGGCGCAACTGACCGCCGGCGCGCCGCTGGCCGATCCGGCCGCCTTCGTGCAGCGGGTCAACCGCCTGCTGGCAAGCTGACGGTCCGCCGGCCGCGCGTGCCGCCTGCCCCGCGCAGGCGGCGCGCGTGGGCGGCGGCTTCGGCCCGTTCCAGGCGCCGCGCCAGCGCCTGCGGATCGACCAGGGCTTCCACCCGCGCGCTACCGAGGGCCTCGGCCAGGTAACGCGCATTGGCGCCGCCCAGCCACACCGGCAGCTGCGCCGGGCGGCCCTGCTTTGCCGGGACTGCCCCGCCCCCGGGACCTCCGGCACTGCCCTGCCCCGGGCCCCGGGCGCATGCTGGGACCAATGGCCGGCGATCCTGACCGGCCCCTCCTGGAGCCCTACATGCTGCGCAAGCTGCTACTTTCCTCGGCGATCGCCGTGGCCCTGACCGCCTGCGGCGACCGTTCCGCCAACGAAAACGCCATGCCCGATTCCAATCCCCCCGCTTCCGGCGCCGCCCAGGGCGACAACGCCCTGCTGGCCGCCAGCACCCTGCCCTTCCAGGCCCCGCCGTTCGACCGGATCAAGGACGGCGACTACCAGCCGGCGATCGAGGAAGGCATGCGCCAGCACCTGGCCGAGGTGCGCGCCATAGCCGACAACCCGGAGCCGCCGACCTTCGCCAACACCTTCGAGGCGCTGGAGCGCAGCGGCGAGCTGCTGACCCGCGCGGTAACGGTGTTCTTCGCGATGACCTCGGCCAATACCAACCCGACCCTGCAGGCCGCCGAGGAAGCCCTGGCGCCCAAGCTGGCCGAGCACAGCGACACCATCCACCTGGATCCGAAGCTGTTCGCGCGGGTGAAGACCATCTACGACCAGCGCGACAGCCTGGGCCTGACCGAGGAGCAGAAGACCCTGGTCGAGCACCAGTACGAGGGCTTCGTCCGCGCCGGCGCCCTGCTCTCGGAGGCCGACCAGGCCGAGCTGCGCAAGCTCAACAGCGAGGAGTCCTCGCTGACCACCGCCTTCGGCAACAAGCTGCTGGCCGCGACCAATGCCGGCGGCGTGCTGGTCACCGACAAGGCGCGCCTGGACGGCCTGGACGAAGGCACCATCGCCGCCGCTGCCGAGGCCGCCAAGGCCGCGGGCAAGGAAGGCTGGCTGCTGGTGCTGCAGAACACCACCCAGCAGCCGGTGCTCGGCTCGCTGAAGGACCGCAGCCTGCGCGAGGAAGTGCTGGCCGCGTCGCTCAACCGCGCCGCGAAGGGTGATGCCAACGACACCCGCGCCACCATCCAGCGCCTGGCCGAGCTGCGCGCACGCAAGGCCCAGCTGCTGGGCTACGAGAACTACGCCGCCTACTCCATCGCCGACCAGATGGCCGGCACCCCGGAAGTGGCGCTGAAGCTGCTGACCGACACCGTGCCGGCGGCCACCGCCCGCGCCCGCGCCGAGCTGGCCAAGATCCAGTCGGTGGTCGACAAGCAGGGCGGCGGCTTCACCGCCGGCGCCGCGGACTGGGACTTCTACGCCGAGCAGGTGCGCAAGGCCGAGTACGACCTGGACGAGTCGCAGATCAAGCCGTACTTCGAGCTGGACCGCGTGCTCAAGGACGGCGTGTTCTTCGCCGCCAACCAGCTGTACGGCATCACCCTGAAGGAACGCACCGACCTGCCGGTCTACCACCCGGACGTGCGCGTGTTCGACGTGTTCGACGAGGACGGCACCCAGCTGGCGCTGTTCTACCTCGACCCGTTCAAGCGCGACAGCAAGCAGGGTGGCGCATGGATGGGCAACTTCGTCGAGCAGGACGGCCTGACCGGCGCCATCCCGGTGATCTACAACGTCGAGAACTTCACCAAGCCCGCGCCCGGCCAGCCGGCGCTGCTGAGCTTCGACGACGTCACCACCCTGTTCCACGAGTTCGGCCACGCCCTGCACGGCATCTTCTCGAAGACGACCTACCCGAGCGTGGCCGGCACCAACGTGCCGCGCGACTTCGTCGAGTTCCCCTCGCAGTTCAACGAGCACTGGGCGCTGGACCCGAAGGTGTTCGCCAACTATGCCAAGCACCACCAGACCGGCGAGCCGATGCCGAAGGAACTGGTGGAGAAGATCGTGCGCGCCCGTACCTTCAACCAGGGCTACGCCACCACCGAGTACCTGTCGGCGGCCCTGCTCGACCTGGCCTGGCACACCCTGCCGGCCGGAGAGGCGAAGAAGGACGTGGATGCGTTCGAGAAGGAGGCGCTGGCGAAGTACAAGGTAGACCTGGCCGCGGTGCCGCCGCGCTACCGCACCAACTACTTCAGCCACGTCTGGGGCGGCGGCTACGCGGCCGGCTACTACGCCTACTTCGGCGCCGAGGTGCTGGACCACGACGCCTTCCAGTGGTTCCGCGAGAACGGCGGCCTGACCCGCGAGAACGGCAAGGTCTTCCGCGAGAAGATCCTCTCCATCGGCCACTCGCGCGACCTGGCCACCGCCTACCGCGAGTTCCGCGGCAAGGAGCCCAGCGTCGAGCCGCTGCTGGAGCACCGCGGCCTGAAGTAAGCCGCCTGCTACAGACGCAGCAAAAGGAAGGCCCGCGCAAGCGGGCCTTCTTCTTTCCAGCTCCGGACGGCGCTTCGGTCGCTGTACCGGTTCAGTCAAACCTCCCTTGCGAAGCCGGCCGCGGCGCCAGCAGATGTATATTCACCCTCGGCCACGGACTGGGTCTCAGGGGAAGCAATGCCATGGCTGTGCTAATTCCAAGCCGCGGAACCTGCGCAGGGCGGATGACGCCCGGCGAACGGCGCTTCTCACAGCGCATCGAGGACAAGCTCGAAGACGATTACGTGTGCTGGTACGACGTACCCGTCGGACCCAGCTACCGGCATCCCGACTTCGTCGTCCTGCATCCCAACCGAGGAATCCTGATCCTTGAGGTCAAGGACTGGAAGCCGGAGACGCTGGCCGAAATAGACCGGGACCGCGCGGTGCTGAACACCGAGCGTGGACGTGTGGTCGAAGCCAACCCGCTGCGACAGGCTCGGGATTACGCGATGGAGATCCATCGCCTTCTCCAGACCGACCCCGCCCTCCTGCAGCCAGCGGGCCACCGTCGCGAGGGCAAGCTGGTCATGCCGTGGGGCTTCGGGGTGGTCCTCACCAATATCTCCCGCAGCCAGTTCGAGCAGATGGAACTGGAAAACTGCCTCTCTCCGGCCAGCGTTATCTGCCGGGACGAGATGACCGAAAGCGCCGATGCGGAAGGGTTCCAGAAGCGGCTGTGGGACATGTTCATGATGCCTTTCCCCTGCCAGCTGACCGTGCCCCAGATCGATCGCGTGCGCTGGCACCTTTTCCCGCAGCTTCGCATCCAGCAGCAGGGTGAGCTTCTGCCCACCCTTACGCCAGCGATCCAGACCGCGCCGATGGAAATTCCAGACATCATCCGCGTCATGGACTTGCAGCAGGAGCAGCTCGCACGCTCGCTGGGTGACGGCCACAGGGTGATCCATGGGGTCGCGGGATCCGGAAAGACCATGATCCTCGGTTACCGCTGCGTGGAGCTCGCGCGAAGGATGCACAAGCCCGTGCTCGTGCTCTGTTTCAACAAGACGCTTGCCAGCCGGCTCGAGCAGCTCATGGTGCAACATGACGTACACGACCGCGTCGCCGTGCGTCACTTCCATGGATGGTGCAAGGAACAGCTGCAGACGTACGGCGTAAGGACGCCACCCTCCCAGCCCAGTGCAGACAGGTACGCGGCCGCGCTGGTGGATGCCGTTGTCGCAGGCCTGGAATCCAACGCAGTACCGCGCGCCCAGTATGGAGCCGTGCTGATCGACGAAGGCCACGACTTCGCGCCGGAGTGGTTGCAGCTCGTCTCGCAGATGGTCGATCCGGAGACCAATTCGCTGCTGTTGCTGTATGACGATGCCCAGACCCTCTATGGAGCTGGAGCGCGTCGCAAGTTCAGCTTTGCAAGTGTCGGCATCCAGGCAAGGGGGCGTACCACGATCCTCCGCCTTAACTACCGCAACACGCTTGAAGTGCTTTCGGTGGCCAAGGCTTTCGCGGAGGAAGTATTGGCACCCCAGGAAACGGATGACGACCATGTTCCGGTCATCCCACCGGAAAGCGCAGGCCGACGTGGCCCGATGCCGGAAATCTGGAAGGCCCGGAATATCTGGAGTGAAGCCGACCTGATCGCCCAGCGTATTGCTGATGCGTTGGCGAATGGCGCGAATCCAAATGATTTCGCCGTACTCTGCCACTCAAGAAGTCTTGCCGACTTGGTCGGCAGGCAACTGGAGAAGCAAAATCTCCCGGTGCTGGTCGCAAGCGACCAGCGACGGCGCGAGCTGTTCAATGGCGATGCTTCGGTAAAGGTAATGACCATGCACTCCAGCAAGGGCCTGGAGTTCGACACTGTCTTCATCCCTGGCATTTGCGAGCTCGCTTCGCGCGACGCGGATGTCGACCGGCGGCAACAGCAGGTCCGCCTGCTTTACGTAGCAATGACCCGTGCGCTCCGGCAGCTCGAGATTTCCCATCACGGTGAGAGCCCGATGGTCGATCAGGTGCGTGGCGTCGTGGAGAATGTTTCCCGTCAGCTGGCAGCCTGACTGGCTCCCCTACCCCTCTCCATCAACGCAGAAGCAGAAAGCCCGCGCACGCCGGCCTTCTCTTTGCCTTCTTCGAGGAGAGGACTCAGGGGACAAGGGGCGGGCGCCGAAGCGCCCGCATCGTCAACGCTTCAGGCTGGCGACGACCTCAGGGACGGTCAGGCCGATCTCCAGCTGCACGCGCACGTACTCGCGCTCCTTGCGCGACAGGGTGCGGCCAACCTCCAGGCGCACGTCCTCGGCCTGCAGGATGCGCATGATCCGCGGCAGCGCCGAGCCCACCACGTCGGGGCCATAACCGGCTTCGAGCAGCGCGGCGCGCATTACATCTTCAACGTCCATGACCATCCGGTTCATGCGGGGGAGGCGGCCATTCTGCCTGATGCTGGGCCAGACCGTACTTGCAGCATTGGAGTGCTCGATCAGAGCAGTCTCTTCGCTTCAATCAAATCGATGCGGGCCTTATGTCCATGGTCTGCGAGCAAGGACAGCAAGTTGCCTCCGTTCAAAAGCGTAATCGGCTTTCCTTGGGCGAACTTGTAGGCATCTGGACCGTAGTTCGAAGTCGTCACGAGGATCCCGCGATTCGCACCCTCGTTTAATACTGTTCCATAGAGATCTCGTACGGCGCTAACTCCCACCACATTGGTGTATCGCTTCGCCTGAATCACGATCTTCCCACCCTTGATCGGATCGGGGTCGAACGCTATCGCATCCACGCCACCGTCCCGCGATGCGCGTGTGACATGTACCTCGGAGCCGCCGCTGGAGAAGATCTTGGAAAATAACTCGCGAACCAAGTGCTCAAAGTCTTCCCATGGCATGGCCGCTAAGTTGAGCGAATCATCCAGTGAGTCAGCGACAGCACGGCCTGGAACAAGCCGTGAGTCATCCGTGTCCAGCACGAGGATCGGTCGAACTGGAGCCAACCCCGAAAGGGAGCTTGCCGCAACGCCTTTGAGCGCCTTGAAGCACGCCTTTGGATCGACGTTGGCGAGATCGAAACCAAGGAACTCACCCTTGTCTGCTCTAACAGAGAGGATGCAACTCCTCTCCAGACGGCCATTGGCAGTATTGACCGCCTCCACCCATCCATTGAACGTTATCGCTTGGATAGCATTTGCCTCGTCCGCCTCAAACAGCTCGTGGACGGTACGCAGAGCGATCTGATAACAGACGCTGTCATACAGCGTCTTCTTCTTGGCCTCCGTCAGGTGCTTCTCTACTCGCTCATTTCGCGCCTTCACGAAAGACACCCTCTCCAGGGAGGGAGTCTCTTCGGGTGCGGGCAGGCGATAGTCCACAACCATATTGCCGGAGGATTCTTCGAACGCAACGGAATAATCGATCTTCATCCATTGCGGATATTTGGAACCAGAAAGAACGAGGTCAGCGTGTTCCGTCACTCCGTTCTGGTCACCCCTCAACCAAGCGTCTCTGATCGCATCAATCTTCTCGTCCGACGCCCTGCATGTCTGTTCGTACTCTGCCTTCGCGCGCTCAAAAGCTGTCTTCTGCTGCAAAAATGCCCTTTCCCTCTCCGCATCATTGTCTCTAGCTTCGGCACACTGTTGCTCAAAGAGCCTAAGCTCGGCACTCCAGCGTTCACGCGCCTCCGCGCGCTTCTTCGACACAGCGCCGGGGATCAGGTAATGGAACCATCCAATCTTTGGGCGAAAGGACGTCTGGTCCGGCTCGCGTGGCTTGTTGGTTGGCTGAATACCTAGGGGGCGATTTCCTGCGCCATAACGGATGATCGGCAGCTTAGTGCCATCCCACACGAACGGCGGATGCTGCTTTAGTGAGTTCCAGTTGATTCGATCATCGGCTGCGAGAGACGCAGCGAGCAAACGATGGCATTCTGCTAGCGCCTGTTGCGCGGTCTGACTCTCCGCAGCCGCGCTCTCAGCTGTGGCCTGTAGCTCTAACCTGCGCTTCATTACCTCCCATTTGTCACTCCACTTGAGGAGGGCAGCATCGACTTTGCTCTCGAGTACGTTTAGATCGGCGCTCTTGATCTCGCGATGCTCACCTAGACCATCGTGCCAAAGCTCTACGAAATAGGATGAGATCTTTCCTGTAGACGTGTATCTGGCTCGAGTTGGCCCGATACGCACTTCTGGGTCTGAGGTGTGCATTCAAGACTCCCTTGTCTTTAACCGGTGAGCCGAGGGCTCCAAGCTGACAGCACATTAGCCGGATCACTTTCACGATAAAAGGCAGGCGCAATACAGAGAAAGGGGCTGCCCAAGCAGCCCCTTCCCTTTCCGTCCGGTATCGCTGGCCTGGATTACCAGATCCGCACGCGGTCTTCCGGCTTGATGTACAGCGGGTCGCCTTCCTTGATGCCGAAGGCGTCGTACCAGGCGTCGATGTTGCGCAGCGGGGCGAAGGCGCGGATGTGGCCCGGCGAGTGGGTGCCGTTGACCAGCTGCTGGCGCAGGGCGTCGTCGCGCCACAGGGTGCGCCACACCTGGGCCCAGCCCAGGAAGAAGCGCTGCTCGCCGGTGAAGCCGTCGATCACCGGGGCCGGCTTGCCGCCCAGCGAGCGGCGGTAGGCCTCCAGGGCAATGGTCAGGCCGCCGAGGTCGCCGATGTTCTCGCCCATCGCGGTGCGGCCGTTGATGTGCAGGCCGGGCAGCTGCGGGAACTCGTAGGACTCGTACTGCGCGCCGAGCTTCGCCGCCTGCGCCTCGAACTTGGCCGCGTCCTCGGCGGTCCACCAGTCGCGCAGCACGCCGGCGCCGTCGGACTTGCGGCCCTGGTCGTCGAAGCCATGGATGATCTCGTGGCCGATCACGCCGCCGATGCCGCCGTAGTTCACCGCCGGGTCGGCGTCCGGGTCGAAGAACGGCGGCTGCAGGATCGCCGCCGGGAACACGATCTCGTTCTTGACCGAGTTGTAGTAGGCGTTGACGGTCTGCGGGGTCATGCCCCACTCGTCCTTGTCGACCTGCTTGCCGAGGCGGGCACGACGGTAGTCCCACTCGAACTGGCGCGAGCGCAGCACGTTGCCGACCACGTCGCCGTTGGCGATGCGCAGGCCGCTGTAGTCGCGCCACTTCTCCGGGTGGCCGATCTTCAGGCCGAAGCCCTTGAGCTTGGCGTGGGCCTCGGCCCTGGTCGCCGGGCTCATCCACTCCAGCTGGTCGATGCGTGCGCCCATGGCGGCCTTCACGTTGGCCACCAGCTCGTCCATCTTGGCCTTGGCGTCGGCGGTGAAGTACAGCTTGACGTACTCGCGGCCCACGGCCTCGCCGAGGCTGGACTCGACCAGGTGCACGGCGCGCTTCCAGCGCTCGCGCTGCTCCAGCTGGCCGCTCATGAACTTGTCGCGGAACTCGAAGTGGGCATTGGCGAAGCGCGACGACAGCAGCGGCGCGGCATCGTCGATGGCGTGGAACGCCTGCCAGGCCTGCAGGGTGGCCACGTCGGCGGCGGCGAAGATCCTGGCCAGCTTCGGGATCGCGGTGCCCTGGCGGACCACGGCCACGGAGCCGTGGTCGACGCCGGCGGCCTTGAAGTACGAGGCCCAGGGGAAGCCCGGGGCGTAGGCGTCGAAGCGCTCGAACGGCACCGGGTTGTAGGTCCTGTCGCGGTCGCGGCTCTCGGCGCGGGTCCAGTGGGCCTCGGCCACCTTCGTCTCGAACGCCATCACCGCCTTGGCGGCGGCTTCCGGGTCCTTCCAGCCGCCCAGCTCCAGCAGCCGGGTGATGTAGGCCAGGTAGCGCTCGCGCTGCGGGGCGAAGTTGTCGCGCAGGTACATCTCGCGGTCGCCCAGGCCCAGGCCGGACTGGTTCATGTACAGGGTGTAGCGGTCCGGATCGCGCTGGTCGTCGGACACGCCCAGGCCGAACAGGGTGACGGCGAAGGTGTCGCGCGCGGCCATCAGGCGGGCGATCTCCTCGTGCGAGCCGGCCTTGCGCACGCGCTCAAGCAGCGGCTTCAGCGGGGCGTCGTCGAGCTTCTCGATGCCCGCCTCGTCCATGAAGCCCTGGTAGACCGCGGCGATCCTGGCGGTGTCGCCGCCGGTGGCCGGGTCGGCCAGCGGGTAGCCCTCGACCAGCTTGTGCAGGCGGGCCTCGGACAGGTCGCGCAGGACGCGGAAGTTGCCGTAGCTGGACTGGTCGGCCGGGATCGGGGTGTTCTTCGCCCAGTTGCCGCTGGCATAGGCGAAGAAGTCCTCGCCGGGCTTGGCGCTGGTGTCCATGCCGGCGGTGTCGAAGCCCCAGGTGCCGAGGCGCGCGGCGGGGATCGTGCCACCGCCGGCGGCGTCATCGGCGGCGTACAGCAGCTGCATGGTGCAGGCGCTGTCGACGCAGGCGTGGGCGTCATGGGCGCTGGCGTTGGCCGCCAGGCCAAGGGCGACCAGGGTCGCGGCGGTGAGCAGGGTCTTCTTCAAGGCGATCTCCATTCGGGTTGCACGCACGAGGGCGCCGCCCAGCATAGTTGCAAGTGGGATCAATGGCGGGTGCCGGAGGTTGGGTCCCGGCGCGGGGCTCAGGCCAGGGCGGCGCCGTCCCGCAGCGCGCGCACGTGGTCGACCAGGGCGCGCAGCTTGGGCGGGGCGTGGCGGCGGTCGGGGTAGTACAGGAAGAAGCCGGGGAACGACGGCAGGTAGTCCTGCAGCAGCGGCACCAGCTCGCCGCGTTCCAGCCACGGCCGGA
This genomic interval from Pseudoxanthomonas suwonensis 11-1 contains the following:
- the htpG gene encoding molecular chaperone HtpG encodes the protein MTTETTETSTPAPETRRFEAEVAQVLHLVTHSLYSHKEIFLRELVSNASDACDKLRFEAIGKPELLAGEGELRIEISHDRDARTLSIRDTGIGMDRDEVIANIGSIASSGTRRFLEALGEERKADARLIGQFGVGFYSAFVVADRVTVLTRRAGTPAEAGVKWESDGRGEYTLEPATLDSHGTTIVLQLKDGEDEFLEDWNLRSLVSKYSDHIAFPIRMPKEAKDGEAPEWETVNGASALWTRPKNEISDDDYRGFYKSLGHDFDDPAAWTHNRVEGSQSFTTLLYLPSQPPFDVLMGGRDERKGLKLYIKRVFVMDAAEELLPNYLRFVRGVVDADDLPLNVSREILQQNRQLERIKGACVKRVLDLIEKLSRDEPEKFAAFLKAFGNTLKEGIVEDPSNRERIAKLLRFASTRGGDAAQTVSLDDYIGRMAAGQDAIWYVTADSHAAAAGSPQLEAFRSKGIEVLLMSDRIDEWMVGHLHEYAGKPLRHVAKGELPLDEAEKKQQEEAAAAAAPLLERLKKLLDGKVGDVRVSARLTDSPACLALAEHEMAPHLARLLREAGQAVPESLPTLEINPAHALLQRISATEDGTQASDLATLLLEQAQLTAGAPLADPAAFVQRVNRLLAS
- the dcp gene encoding peptidyl-dipeptidase Dcp, with the translated sequence MLRKLLLSSAIAVALTACGDRSANENAMPDSNPPASGAAQGDNALLAASTLPFQAPPFDRIKDGDYQPAIEEGMRQHLAEVRAIADNPEPPTFANTFEALERSGELLTRAVTVFFAMTSANTNPTLQAAEEALAPKLAEHSDTIHLDPKLFARVKTIYDQRDSLGLTEEQKTLVEHQYEGFVRAGALLSEADQAELRKLNSEESSLTTAFGNKLLAATNAGGVLVTDKARLDGLDEGTIAAAAEAAKAAGKEGWLLVLQNTTQQPVLGSLKDRSLREEVLAASLNRAAKGDANDTRATIQRLAELRARKAQLLGYENYAAYSIADQMAGTPEVALKLLTDTVPAATARARAELAKIQSVVDKQGGGFTAGAADWDFYAEQVRKAEYDLDESQIKPYFELDRVLKDGVFFAANQLYGITLKERTDLPVYHPDVRVFDVFDEDGTQLALFYLDPFKRDSKQGGAWMGNFVEQDGLTGAIPVIYNVENFTKPAPGQPALLSFDDVTTLFHEFGHALHGIFSKTTYPSVAGTNVPRDFVEFPSQFNEHWALDPKVFANYAKHHQTGEPMPKELVEKIVRARTFNQGYATTEYLSAALLDLAWHTLPAGEAKKDVDAFEKEALAKYKVDLAAVPPRYRTNYFSHVWGGGYAAGYYAYFGAEVLDHDAFQWFRENGGLTRENGKVFREKILSIGHSRDLATAYREFRGKEPSVEPLLEHRGLK
- a CDS encoding 3'-5' exonuclease — encoded protein: MTPGERRFSQRIEDKLEDDYVCWYDVPVGPSYRHPDFVVLHPNRGILILEVKDWKPETLAEIDRDRAVLNTERGRVVEANPLRQARDYAMEIHRLLQTDPALLQPAGHRREGKLVMPWGFGVVLTNISRSQFEQMELENCLSPASVICRDEMTESADAEGFQKRLWDMFMMPFPCQLTVPQIDRVRWHLFPQLRIQQQGELLPTLTPAIQTAPMEIPDIIRVMDLQQEQLARSLGDGHRVIHGVAGSGKTMILGYRCVELARRMHKPVLVLCFNKTLASRLEQLMVQHDVHDRVAVRHFHGWCKEQLQTYGVRTPPSQPSADRYAAALVDAVVAGLESNAVPRAQYGAVLIDEGHDFAPEWLQLVSQMVDPETNSLLLLYDDAQTLYGAGARRKFSFASVGIQARGRTTILRLNYRNTLEVLSVAKAFAEEVLAPQETDDDHVPVIPPESAGRRGPMPEIWKARNIWSEADLIAQRIADALANGANPNDFAVLCHSRSLADLVGRQLEKQNLPVLVASDQRRRELFNGDASVKVMTMHSSKGLEFDTVFIPGICELASRDADVDRRQQQVRLLYVAMTRALRQLEISHHGESPMVDQVRGVVENVSRQLAA
- a CDS encoding restriction endonuclease, producing MHTSDPEVRIGPTRARYTSTGKISSYFVELWHDGLGEHREIKSADLNVLESKVDAALLKWSDKWEVMKRRLELQATAESAAAESQTAQQALAECHRLLAASLAADDRINWNSLKQHPPFVWDGTKLPIIRYGAGNRPLGIQPTNKPREPDQTSFRPKIGWFHYLIPGAVSKKRAEARERWSAELRLFEQQCAEARDNDAERERAFLQQKTAFERAKAEYEQTCRASDEKIDAIRDAWLRGDQNGVTEHADLVLSGSKYPQWMKIDYSVAFEESSGNMVVDYRLPAPEETPSLERVSFVKARNERVEKHLTEAKKKTLYDSVCYQIALRTVHELFEADEANAIQAITFNGWVEAVNTANGRLERSCILSVRADKGEFLGFDLANVDPKACFKALKGVAASSLSGLAPVRPILVLDTDDSRLVPGRAVADSLDDSLNLAAMPWEDFEHLVRELFSKIFSSGGSEVHVTRASRDGGVDAIAFDPDPIKGGKIVIQAKRYTNVVGVSAVRDLYGTVLNEGANRGILVTTSNYGPDAYKFAQGKPITLLNGGNLLSLLADHGHKARIDLIEAKRLL
- a CDS encoding M13 family metallopeptidase — protein: MKKTLLTAATLVALGLAANASAHDAHACVDSACTMQLLYAADDAAGGGTIPAARLGTWGFDTAGMDTSAKPGEDFFAYASGNWAKNTPIPADQSSYGNFRVLRDLSEARLHKLVEGYPLADPATGGDTARIAAVYQGFMDEAGIEKLDDAPLKPLLERVRKAGSHEEIARLMAARDTFAVTLFGLGVSDDQRDPDRYTLYMNQSGLGLGDREMYLRDNFAPQRERYLAYITRLLELGGWKDPEAAAKAVMAFETKVAEAHWTRAESRDRDRTYNPVPFERFDAYAPGFPWASYFKAAGVDHGSVAVVRQGTAIPKLARIFAAADVATLQAWQAFHAIDDAAPLLSSRFANAHFEFRDKFMSGQLEQRERWKRAVHLVESSLGEAVGREYVKLYFTADAKAKMDELVANVKAAMGARIDQLEWMSPATRAEAHAKLKGFGLKIGHPEKWRDYSGLRIANGDVVGNVLRSRQFEWDYRRARLGKQVDKDEWGMTPQTVNAYYNSVKNEIVFPAAILQPPFFDPDADPAVNYGGIGGVIGHEIIHGFDDQGRKSDGAGVLRDWWTAEDAAKFEAQAAKLGAQYESYEFPQLPGLHINGRTAMGENIGDLGGLTIALEAYRRSLGGKPAPVIDGFTGEQRFFLGWAQVWRTLWRDDALRQQLVNGTHSPGHIRAFAPLRNIDAWYDAFGIKEGDPLYIKPEDRVRIW